A single region of the Phycisphaerae bacterium RAS1 genome encodes:
- a CDS encoding Transposase IS116/IS110/IS902 family protein encodes MEILFGCCGALDIHLKSIQAHVRRRNANGVVSSFAQRFGTTTAQILALGDWLAEHQVEKVAMEATGVYWKPIWNLLEDRFSLMLVNAQHFHNVPGRKTDVNDAAWLAQLLQCGLLRDSFVPPRPQRELRDLARQRTALVEDKSRVVNRIQKTLEDANIKLSSVASDVVGVSGRAMIRAMIAGQQDPAALADLARQRLRTKIPELREALRGGVRAHHRFMLKQLMDQLQMLEGQIEAFEARLDELLSNNREPIERLREIPGIDTTAARLILSEIGTDMSRFPSAAHLCAWAGVCPGNNESAGKCKSGRTRDGNRWLRRVLVQVAWAASQKKDSYFYAQHRRIAFRRGMKRATMAVARSILTTLYHMLKTGSDFIDLGVQFFDKLKPMRAVNSLVRRLEAIGYQVQLRPKVA; translated from the coding sequence ATGGAGATTCTGTTTGGCTGCTGCGGCGCGTTGGACATTCATCTGAAGTCGATTCAGGCCCATGTGCGGCGACGGAACGCGAACGGAGTGGTCTCGTCGTTCGCGCAACGTTTCGGCACGACCACGGCCCAGATTCTGGCGCTGGGCGATTGGCTGGCTGAGCACCAGGTCGAGAAGGTCGCGATGGAGGCGACCGGCGTGTACTGGAAGCCGATCTGGAATCTGCTCGAGGATCGCTTCTCGTTGATGCTGGTCAATGCCCAGCACTTCCACAACGTGCCCGGACGCAAGACCGACGTCAACGACGCAGCCTGGCTGGCGCAGTTGTTGCAGTGCGGCCTGCTGCGCGACAGCTTCGTGCCGCCGCGGCCGCAGCGCGAGCTGCGCGATCTGGCCCGTCAACGGACCGCGCTGGTTGAGGACAAGAGCCGTGTGGTGAATCGAATCCAGAAGACGTTGGAAGACGCCAACATCAAGCTCTCCTCGGTCGCCAGCGACGTGGTCGGCGTCTCGGGTCGGGCCATGATCCGGGCCATGATCGCCGGCCAGCAGGACCCCGCCGCACTGGCCGATCTGGCACGCCAGCGGCTGCGGACCAAGATTCCCGAGCTGCGCGAGGCGCTGCGCGGCGGCGTGCGCGCGCACCATCGCTTCATGCTGAAGCAACTGATGGATCAGTTGCAGATGTTGGAAGGACAGATCGAGGCCTTCGAAGCGCGGCTCGACGAGCTGCTCTCCAACAACCGGGAGCCGATCGAACGCTTGCGCGAAATTCCCGGCATCGACACGACCGCCGCGCGTCTGATTCTGTCCGAGATCGGCACGGACATGAGCCGCTTCCCCTCCGCCGCACACCTGTGCGCCTGGGCGGGAGTTTGTCCCGGCAACAACGAAAGCGCCGGCAAATGCAAGAGCGGCCGAACCCGCGACGGCAACCGCTGGCTGCGGCGCGTGCTGGTGCAAGTGGCCTGGGCCGCGAGCCAGAAGAAGGACTCCTACTTCTACGCCCAGCACCGCCGCATCGCCTTCCGCCGCGGCATGAAGCGAGCCACGATGGCCGTCGCGCGCAGCATCCTGACCACGCTTTACCACATGCTGAAAACGGGCTCAGACTTCATCGACCTCGGCGTTCAGTTCTTCGACAAGCTCAAACCGATGCGGGCCGTCAACTCGCTTGTGCGTCGATTGGAGGCGATCGGATACCAAGTGCAACTCCGCCCCAAGGTAGCCTAG
- a CDS encoding ATP-dependent (S)-NAD(P)H-hydrate dehydratase: MTLRWKTITSLPSLPARSATMHKGLAGHVAILAGSRGMSGAAVLCGLGALRGGAGLVRLYTPASVLPIVAAAEPCLMTAPLDEDSDGRIAPGALRQLAARRELDWAHVVAIGPGMGQNAGLAAALIELLAGIQTTRVIDADALNMLAAQPPEAWKPLRRSPTILTPHPGEMARLRAGLGLRPRKCASDDERAAAAGEFAKPTRSVCVLKGHHTVVSDGRRAFVNSSGNPGMAAGGMGDVLTGLIAALAGQGLDPFSAACLGVHVHGTAADVLADRIGPFGYLAREVAAELPSVLSRFAEG, encoded by the coding sequence ATGACGCTCCGCTGGAAGACGATCACAAGCCTGCCGAGCCTGCCGGCGCGCTCCGCGACGATGCACAAGGGACTCGCCGGGCACGTCGCCATTCTGGCCGGCAGCCGCGGAATGAGCGGGGCGGCCGTCCTGTGCGGCCTCGGGGCGCTGCGTGGCGGAGCCGGACTCGTGCGCCTCTACACGCCGGCGTCGGTGCTGCCGATCGTCGCGGCTGCGGAGCCGTGCCTGATGACGGCGCCGCTCGACGAGGACAGCGACGGGCGAATAGCCCCCGGCGCGCTGCGGCAACTCGCTGCGCGTCGCGAGCTCGACTGGGCCCACGTCGTTGCGATCGGCCCCGGAATGGGTCAAAACGCCGGTCTGGCGGCGGCGCTGATTGAATTGCTGGCCGGCATCCAGACGACGCGCGTCATCGACGCCGACGCGCTCAACATGCTCGCCGCGCAGCCGCCGGAGGCCTGGAAACCGTTGCGCCGCAGCCCGACGATTCTGACGCCGCATCCGGGCGAGATGGCGCGCCTGCGGGCCGGGTTGGGCCTGCGTCCGCGGAAGTGTGCATCAGACGACGAGCGAGCGGCGGCCGCAGGGGAGTTCGCGAAGCCGACGCGCAGCGTGTGCGTGCTGAAAGGCCATCATACGGTGGTCAGCGACGGGCGCCGCGCGTTCGTAAACAGCAGCGGAAATCCCGGCATGGCGGCCGGCGGCATGGGCGACGTGCTCACCGGCCTGATCGCGGCGCTGGCGGGCCAGGGGCTCGACCCATTCAGCGCGGCCTGTCTGGGTGTGCACGTCCACGGGACGGCGGCGGATGTCCTCGCCGATCGGATCGGGCCATTCGGCTACCTGGCGCGCGAGGTGGCGGCGGAGCTGCCGTCGGTGCTCTCGCGATTTGCCGAGGGGTGA
- the purE_2 gene encoding N5-carboxyaminoimidazole ribonucleotide mutase: MNPDALRLLLDQVAAGSLGVDAALRRLAHLPFENIEYARIDHHRALRCGFPEVIFGLGKTSRQIETIFARLAAAGQDVLATRIAPRAAARVVARFPRAAYDRTSRTLALRQKPARPGDGFIGIVCAGTADLPVAEEARITAEMMNQRTRTFYDVGVAGLHRLLASCAELQEAAALVVVAGMEGALPSVVGGLVACPIIAVPTSVGYGASLNGLAALLTMLNTCAAGVSVVNIDNGFGAGYQAALINRAAASRATRDTPPKSTRRQKAAR, translated from the coding sequence GTGAATCCCGACGCACTACGCTTGTTGCTCGACCAGGTGGCCGCCGGATCACTTGGCGTGGACGCCGCGCTGCGGCGACTGGCGCACCTGCCGTTTGAGAACATTGAGTACGCCCGAATCGACCATCATCGCGCCTTGCGCTGCGGGTTTCCCGAAGTGATTTTCGGCCTGGGAAAGACCAGCCGGCAGATCGAGACGATTTTTGCGCGCCTCGCCGCCGCCGGGCAGGACGTGCTTGCGACGCGCATCGCGCCCAGGGCCGCCGCGCGCGTGGTCGCGCGATTCCCGCGGGCCGCGTACGACCGCACCTCGCGAACGCTCGCCCTGCGGCAGAAGCCCGCCCGGCCGGGCGACGGTTTCATCGGCATCGTCTGCGCCGGAACGGCGGACCTGCCGGTGGCCGAGGAAGCGCGCATCACGGCCGAGATGATGAACCAGCGGACGCGCACGTTTTATGACGTGGGCGTCGCCGGGCTGCATCGGCTGCTGGCGTCCTGCGCGGAGCTTCAGGAGGCGGCCGCTCTGGTGGTCGTCGCGGGAATGGAGGGCGCGTTGCCCAGCGTCGTCGGCGGGTTGGTGGCGTGCCCGATCATCGCCGTGCCCACCAGCGTCGGCTACGGCGCGAGCTTGAACGGTCTCGCGGCGCTTCTGACCATGCTCAACACCTGCGCCGCAGGCGTTTCGGTCGTGAATATCGACAATGGATTCGGCGCGGGCTACCAGGCGGCGCTCATCAACCGCGCCGCGGCCAGTCGCGCGACGCGCGACACGCCGCCCAAGTCCACTCGACGGCAGAAAGCCGCACGATGA
- a CDS encoding Thermophilic serine proteinase precursor → MLGICVLGIQETAVKPNKLPGRITRLAWIAPLLIAAFAARALADGQRAEFARDRVIVRLAPHLRPAATDGPVCVDRGPIDASLAKWKARRAAPLIRDGCRNARPAAGRRLDRTFVIEVPAGSDTAAFAAELALAPGVEQAELDGLGGIASTIPNDPNFAVQWGLDNTGQLGGVPDADLDVPETWDYTTGAATVTIAIVDTGVQADHPDLAGKVLPGWNTYNNNSDTTDPHGHGTFVAGVAAAIGNNGVGVAGMNWNARILPVRCVSPAGSGTESQCAAAIVWATDNGADVISMSLQYYSGTALLRDAVAYAYDSGVLPIAAAGNGQGPIVAFPARFPKCMAVSATNRNDALWPGSNYGPEMDVSAPGQEVYSLWKNSGYQLLSGTSMATPHVSGLASLLLSIDPSLLPVELESALISTVTDLGPEGFDDEFGWGRVNALAAVRSVTPLGDSNCDGQVNVLDINAFVLALSDPAAYAALYPGCARIRADINGDGAVDVLDINEFVAVIAGA, encoded by the coding sequence ATGCTTGGAATCTGTGTGCTGGGAATCCAGGAAACGGCCGTGAAGCCCAATAAACTGCCTGGCCGGATCACGCGTCTCGCGTGGATCGCGCCGCTCTTGATCGCGGCCTTCGCGGCCCGCGCGCTGGCCGACGGCCAGCGCGCCGAGTTCGCGCGCGATCGAGTGATCGTTCGCCTGGCGCCGCATCTTCGCCCGGCGGCGACGGATGGACCCGTGTGCGTCGACCGCGGGCCGATCGACGCGTCGCTGGCAAAGTGGAAAGCACGCCGCGCAGCTCCGCTGATCCGCGACGGCTGCCGCAACGCGCGCCCGGCCGCCGGCCGCCGGCTCGATCGCACTTTCGTCATTGAAGTGCCCGCCGGCTCGGACACGGCCGCATTCGCGGCGGAGCTGGCGCTCGCGCCCGGCGTTGAACAGGCCGAGCTGGACGGCCTGGGCGGCATCGCCTCGACCATTCCGAATGACCCGAACTTCGCCGTTCAGTGGGGACTCGACAACACCGGCCAGCTTGGCGGCGTGCCCGACGCTGATCTCGACGTGCCGGAGACGTGGGACTACACCACCGGCGCCGCGACCGTGACCATCGCGATTGTCGACACCGGCGTGCAGGCGGATCATCCGGACCTCGCCGGCAAAGTTCTCCCCGGCTGGAACACGTACAACAACAACAGCGACACCACTGACCCGCACGGCCACGGCACCTTTGTCGCGGGAGTGGCGGCGGCGATTGGCAATAACGGCGTCGGGGTCGCCGGGATGAACTGGAACGCCCGGATTCTCCCGGTGCGCTGCGTGTCTCCGGCCGGCTCCGGGACCGAGAGCCAGTGTGCAGCGGCTATCGTCTGGGCGACAGACAACGGCGCCGACGTGATCTCGATGAGTCTCCAGTATTACTCGGGGACGGCGCTGCTGCGCGACGCCGTCGCGTATGCGTATGACAGCGGCGTGCTGCCGATCGCGGCGGCCGGCAACGGGCAGGGACCGATCGTGGCGTTTCCGGCGCGATTCCCCAAGTGCATGGCGGTGAGCGCGACCAACCGCAATGACGCGCTCTGGCCCGGATCAAACTACGGCCCGGAAATGGACGTGTCGGCCCCTGGGCAGGAAGTCTACTCGCTGTGGAAAAACAGCGGCTACCAGTTGCTCTCCGGCACGTCGATGGCGACGCCGCACGTCAGCGGCCTGGCGTCGCTGCTGCTCTCGATCGATCCGTCGCTTCTGCCGGTCGAACTGGAGTCGGCCCTCATTTCCACGGTGACGGACCTGGGTCCGGAGGGTTTTGACGACGAATTCGGCTGGGGTCGGGTTAACGCGCTGGCCGCGGTGCGGAGCGTCACGCCGCTGGGCGATTCCAACTGCGACGGCCAGGTGAACGTGCTGGACATCAACGCGTTTGTGCTGGCGCTGTCCGACCCGGCGGCCTACGCGGCGCTGTATCCCGGCTGTGCACGGATTCGCGCCGACATCAACGGCGACGGCGCGGTGGATGTGCTGGATATCAATGAGTTTGTCGCAGTGATCGCGGGGGCCTGA
- the mtnA gene encoding Methylthioribose-1-phosphate isomerase, whose amino-acid sequence MRRSRGPRRTTPVPCSLFPSSLIVYNPRMPSVGTLSASPAPSLAGLPATLRWDGGPAGCLRLLDQTELPLRTVYLDCRTAEQVHEAIRMLRVRGAPAIGVAAAYGLCLGAGTVRAATLSDWVASVESVAGFLRAARPTAVNLAWALDRMLRRARQAAHEARTASEAWEHLLAEADRMAEEDAAACRRIGELGAGLIPDGGGVLTHCNAGALATVAWGTALAPLYVAHERGRRFRIYADETRPLLQGARLTAYELAAAGLDVTVLCDNAAAQLMRSGAVQLVIVGADRIAANGDTANKIGTYGLALAARHHKIPFYVAAPTSTFDLALADGQGIPIEQRNAQEVSEGFGVRTVPAGVKCLNPAFDVTPAALITGILTENGVLKPVTEEKIAEKVGFRGCNGC is encoded by the coding sequence ATGCGCAGGAGCAGGGGACCGCGCCGGACAACACCCGTTCCCTGTTCCCTGTTCCCTTCTTCCCTGATCGTGTACAACCCCCGTATGCCCTCGGTCGGGACACTCAGCGCGTCTCCTGCGCCATCGCTGGCGGGTCTTCCCGCCACGCTACGATGGGACGGCGGGCCCGCCGGCTGCTTGCGTCTGCTGGATCAGACGGAGCTCCCCCTGCGAACCGTCTATCTGGACTGTCGAACGGCCGAGCAGGTCCACGAGGCCATCCGCATGCTGAGGGTGCGCGGGGCGCCGGCGATCGGCGTGGCAGCGGCCTATGGCTTGTGCCTGGGCGCTGGGACGGTACGTGCCGCGACGCTGTCCGACTGGGTGGCGAGCGTCGAATCGGTGGCCGGGTTTTTGCGAGCAGCGCGGCCGACGGCCGTCAACCTGGCGTGGGCGCTGGACCGCATGCTCCGCCGCGCCAGGCAAGCGGCCCATGAGGCTCGCACGGCTTCGGAGGCTTGGGAGCACCTGCTGGCCGAAGCCGACCGCATGGCTGAAGAAGACGCGGCGGCCTGCCGGCGGATCGGCGAACTCGGGGCGGGCCTCATTCCGGATGGAGGCGGCGTGCTGACGCACTGCAACGCCGGCGCGCTGGCGACCGTCGCCTGGGGAACGGCGCTGGCGCCGCTCTACGTGGCCCACGAGCGCGGCAGGCGATTCCGGATCTACGCGGATGAGACGCGCCCGCTGCTCCAGGGGGCGCGGCTGACGGCGTACGAGTTGGCGGCGGCGGGGTTGGATGTGACGGTGCTGTGCGACAACGCGGCAGCGCAGCTCATGCGCAGCGGCGCCGTGCAATTGGTCATCGTCGGGGCCGATCGGATCGCGGCGAACGGGGACACGGCCAACAAGATCGGGACGTATGGTCTGGCGCTGGCGGCGCGGCATCACAAGATACCTTTCTATGTCGCCGCGCCGACGAGCACGTTTGATCTGGCGCTGGCCGACGGGCAGGGAATTCCGATCGAGCAAAGAAACGCCCAGGAGGTGTCGGAGGGGTTCGGCGTGCGGACGGTTCCGGCGGGAGTGAAGTGCCTGAATCCGGCGTTTGACGTGACTCCGGCGGCCCTGATCACGGGGATTTTGACCGAAAACGGGGTCCTGAAACCGGTTACGGAAGAAAAGATTGCCGAAAAAGTTGGTTTCAGGGGTTGCAATGGGTGTTGA
- a CDS encoding MazG nucleotide pyrophosphohydrolase domain protein: protein MERDAAGRFTPCGFVATVRRMQIREFQKLIDEMYSERDRQRGSAKTFVWFVEEVGELARAIARKETENIAGEFADVFAWLATLANVEGIDLQKAIVKFTGGCPGCGEMVCTCTSKMT from the coding sequence ATGGAGCGTGACGCCGCCGGGCGCTTCACGCCGTGCGGATTCGTCGCTACTGTGCGCCGCATGCAGATTCGAGAATTTCAGAAGCTGATCGACGAGATGTACTCGGAGCGCGACCGGCAGCGCGGCTCGGCCAAGACGTTTGTCTGGTTTGTCGAGGAAGTGGGCGAGCTGGCGCGGGCCATCGCGCGGAAGGAAACGGAGAACATCGCGGGCGAGTTCGCCGACGTGTTCGCCTGGCTCGCCACGCTGGCGAATGTCGAGGGAATCGATCTCCAGAAGGCGATCGTCAAGTTCACCGGCGGCTGCCCCGGCTGCGGCGAGATGGTCTGCACGTGCACATCGAAGATGACGTGA
- a CDS encoding Major Facilitator Superfamily protein, with the protein MPDLHAAARQKRDLRAIYYDGGFWALMVGIGESYLAPFALAAGVGQVAAGLTSTFPMLIGATLQLAAPTALRLIHSHRRWVVLSAGLQASAFLPLIAGALAGGIPLWGLYAAVAVYFGMGMATGPAWTTWVSRIVPVELRTRFFSLRQRLTQVALLIGFIAGGTALEIASQCGVHLAAFAGLFAIAALSRGVSAGLLASQSDVPIPLAAQRRVGWGELARRLRGGSDARLLLYMFAAQGASQFSGPFFTPYMLKQLELPYWQYAVLMASLYLAKVLVLTPLGRMAQRFGTITLLRIAGFGMIPAGALWTLSDSVEYLVVLQLFSGVTWAAYELATFLLFFESIRDEERTSVLTSYNLLHALAIAGGSLLGGLMLATLGKDKAAYHTVFVMSSLLRVATVFLLLRVRRPGAK; encoded by the coding sequence ATGCCCGATCTTCACGCCGCAGCGCGCCAGAAGCGCGACCTGCGCGCCATTTACTACGACGGCGGCTTCTGGGCGCTGATGGTCGGCATCGGCGAGTCCTACCTGGCCCCGTTCGCGTTGGCCGCCGGCGTCGGGCAAGTCGCCGCCGGACTCACGTCCACCTTCCCGATGTTGATCGGGGCGACTCTTCAGCTTGCGGCCCCGACCGCTCTGCGCCTGATCCACTCGCATCGCCGCTGGGTTGTGCTGAGCGCCGGGTTGCAGGCCTCGGCCTTCCTGCCGCTGATCGCCGGCGCACTGGCCGGCGGCATCCCGCTCTGGGGGCTGTACGCGGCGGTCGCCGTTTACTTCGGCATGGGCATGGCGACCGGGCCGGCGTGGACGACATGGGTATCGCGGATCGTCCCGGTCGAGCTGCGGACGCGTTTCTTCTCCCTTCGCCAGCGGCTGACGCAGGTGGCACTGCTCATCGGGTTTATCGCCGGCGGAACGGCGCTGGAAATCGCCTCGCAGTGCGGCGTGCACCTGGCCGCGTTCGCAGGACTTTTCGCCATCGCGGCCCTGAGTCGCGGCGTCTCCGCCGGTCTGCTCGCCAGCCAGAGCGACGTGCCCATTCCGTTGGCGGCGCAGCGGCGCGTCGGGTGGGGCGAATTGGCGCGGCGGCTGCGCGGCGGAAGCGATGCGCGGCTGCTGCTCTACATGTTCGCGGCCCAGGGGGCGTCGCAATTCTCGGGGCCGTTCTTCACGCCCTACATGCTCAAGCAGCTTGAGCTGCCCTACTGGCAGTATGCCGTGCTGATGGCGTCGCTGTATCTCGCCAAGGTGCTGGTGCTGACGCCGCTGGGGCGCATGGCGCAGCGCTTCGGCACGATCACGCTGCTGCGGATCGCGGGTTTCGGGATGATCCCGGCCGGGGCGCTATGGACGCTCTCGGACTCGGTCGAATACCTGGTGGTCTTGCAGCTGTTTTCCGGCGTGACGTGGGCGGCGTATGAACTGGCGACCTTTCTGCTCTTTTTTGAGTCGATCCGCGACGAAGAGCGCACCAGCGTGCTGACGTCATACAACCTGCTGCACGCACTGGCGATCGCGGGCGGGTCGCTGCTGGGCGGACTGATGCTGGCGACGCTGGGCAAAGACAAGGCGGCGTATCACACCGTGTTTGTCATGTCGTCGCTGCTGCGCGTGGCGACGGTCTTTCTGCTGCTCCGCGTGAGGAGGCCGGGCGCGAAGTGA
- a CDS encoding Transposase DDE domain protein, whose amino-acid sequence MTECNGQGLLFSSLGRQKIVGDFAGGRLTTDAGGLLLREVDRRVGLVEALAGCLTDPRDPAKIVHAQRTMLAQRIFGIALGYEDLNDHATLRSDPLFAVLAEQTPDAAAPLASAPTLCRLENRVDRKALGRLAAALVGQFIASYDAPPAELVLDFDATHDPLHGKQDGRFFHGFYDCYCFLPLYVFCGDRLLVSYLRPSNIDAALHSAAILKLLVTRLRQVWPAVRIIVRGDSGFCRWRLMRWCDRHDVQYVLGLARNKTLEKQVAPWMAAAQAQFEAANQKVRNFHEFEYAAQTWDRARRVIVKAEHLPQGPNVRFVVTNLIDRRPQQIYDDLYTQRGEMENRIKEQQLMLFADRTSCHAFIANQFRLLLSSAAYVLVEHLRRTALLDTELAQAQTDTIRLRLFKVAARIVTSVRRVVLHLSSAYPLHELFARILARLRTGPPRRPAPA is encoded by the coding sequence GTGACAGAGTGTAACGGCCAGGGGTTGCTGTTTTCCAGTCTGGGGCGGCAGAAGATTGTGGGCGATTTTGCGGGTGGGCGGCTCACGACGGATGCGGGCGGGTTGCTGCTGCGGGAAGTGGATCGGCGTGTGGGCCTGGTCGAGGCGCTGGCCGGGTGTCTGACTGATCCGCGTGATCCGGCGAAGATTGTGCATGCGCAGCGGACGATGTTGGCGCAGCGGATTTTCGGCATCGCGCTGGGCTACGAAGATCTGAACGATCACGCCACGCTGCGCAGCGATCCGCTGTTTGCGGTTCTGGCCGAGCAGACGCCTGACGCCGCGGCGCCGCTGGCCAGCGCGCCGACGCTGTGCCGGCTGGAGAATCGCGTCGATCGCAAAGCGCTGGGGCGTCTGGCGGCGGCGCTGGTCGGGCAGTTCATCGCGTCGTATGACGCGCCCCCGGCGGAACTGGTGCTGGACTTCGACGCCACGCACGACCCGCTGCATGGCAAACAGGACGGCCGCTTCTTTCACGGCTTTTACGACTGCTACTGCTTTTTGCCGCTGTACGTGTTCTGCGGCGATCGGCTGCTGGTCAGCTATCTGCGGCCCAGCAACATCGATGCGGCTCTGCACAGCGCCGCGATTCTCAAGCTGCTGGTGACGCGGCTGCGGCAGGTCTGGCCGGCGGTGCGGATCATCGTGCGCGGCGATTCGGGCTTCTGCCGCTGGCGGCTGATGCGCTGGTGCGACCGGCACGACGTGCAGTACGTGCTGGGCCTGGCGCGCAACAAAACGCTCGAAAAACAGGTCGCACCGTGGATGGCGGCGGCCCAGGCACAATTCGAGGCCGCGAATCAGAAGGTGCGCAACTTCCACGAATTCGAGTACGCCGCGCAGACCTGGGATCGCGCGCGGCGCGTGATCGTGAAGGCCGAACATCTGCCGCAAGGCCCGAACGTCCGCTTCGTGGTCACCAACCTCATCGATCGCCGTCCGCAGCAGATCTACGACGACCTCTACACGCAGCGCGGCGAGATGGAGAATCGCATCAAGGAGCAGCAGCTCATGCTGTTCGCCGACCGAACCAGCTGCCACGCGTTCATCGCCAATCAATTCCGGCTGCTGCTGTCGAGCGCCGCCTACGTGCTGGTCGAGCACCTGCGCCGCACCGCGCTGCTCGACACCGAACTGGCGCAGGCCCAGACCGACACCATCCGGCTCAGGCTCTTCAAGGTCGCCGCGCGGATCGTCACCAGCGTTCGGCGAGTCGTGCTGCACCTGTCGAGCGCCTATCCCCTGCACGAACTATTCGCCCGCATCCTCGCCCGCCTACGCACCGGCCCGCCCCGGCGACCCGCCCCGGCGTAG
- the yrrT gene encoding putative methyltransferase YrrT: protein MDFRNCYEDDAYAAAYAKLEFPGTYYLAFRDLPALFARHVRGRHALDFGCGTGRSTRFLVQQGFQAVGVDIAAEMIRRAQASDAAGDYRVVPDGELPNFPEACFDLILSAFTFDNVPTREKKVALFRALRRLPRPGGRIVNLVSAPEIYLHEWASFSTKDFPENRRARCGEPVRIIVTALEDRRPAVDILWPDDAYRDVYAEAELLVHETHRPLGRAGEPHDWISETTTAPWTIYVLGHPSG from the coding sequence ATGGACTTCCGGAATTGCTACGAAGACGACGCCTACGCCGCCGCCTACGCGAAGCTGGAGTTTCCCGGGACCTACTACCTCGCGTTTCGCGACCTCCCCGCGCTGTTCGCGCGGCATGTGCGTGGCCGCCACGCGCTGGACTTCGGCTGCGGGACGGGGCGCTCGACGCGCTTTCTCGTGCAGCAGGGCTTTCAGGCGGTCGGCGTGGACATCGCCGCCGAGATGATCCGGCGGGCGCAGGCGAGCGACGCGGCCGGCGACTACCGCGTCGTCCCGGATGGCGAGCTGCCGAATTTCCCGGAGGCGTGTTTCGATCTGATCCTGTCGGCGTTCACATTCGACAATGTGCCGACGCGCGAGAAGAAGGTCGCGCTGTTTCGCGCATTGCGGCGGTTGCCGCGGCCGGGCGGCCGCATCGTCAACCTCGTTTCCGCGCCGGAGATTTACCTGCATGAATGGGCATCGTTCAGCACGAAGGACTTTCCGGAGAACCGCCGGGCGCGCTGCGGGGAACCGGTGCGGATCATCGTGACGGCCCTGGAAGACCGCCGGCCCGCCGTGGACATCCTGTGGCCGGACGACGCGTATCGCGACGTGTACGCGGAAGCGGAGTTGCTGGTGCACGAAACGCACCGGCCGCTGGGCCGCGCGGGCGAGCCGCATGATTGGATCAGCGAGACGACCACGGCGCCGTGGACGATCTATGTCCTCGGGCATCCGAGCGGTTAG